The proteins below are encoded in one region of Ricinus communis isolate WT05 ecotype wild-type chromosome 6, ASM1957865v1, whole genome shotgun sequence:
- the LOC8279197 gene encoding oligopeptide transporter 4: protein MMGSLEIQTPYSTTTTDTKLPDPEKPTAADDADDVSPIEEVRLTVSNTDDPTLPVWTFRMWFLGLLSCGLLSFLNQFFAYRTEPLVITQITVQVATLPIGHFLASVLPKTKFRIAGFGSKTFSLNPGPFNMKEHVLISIFANAGSAFGSGSAYAVGIVTIIKAFYQRKISFFASWILIVTTQVLGYGWAGLLRKYVVEPAHMWWPSTLVQVSLFRALPEKDDKGQGMTRAKFFLIALVCSFSWYVVPGYLFTTLTSISWVCWVFSKSVTAQQLGSGMRGLGLGAFTLDWSAVASFLFSPLISPFFAIVNVAIGYVLILYIAIPVAYWGLDLYNAHRFPIFSSHLFTAQGQKYNIPAIVNDKFELDLPKYDEQGRIHLSMFFALTYGFGFATIASTLMHVALFYGREILERYRASSKGKEDIHTRLMKRYKDIPAWWFYLLLAVSLAVSLLLCIFLNDQVQMPWWALIFASAMAFFFTLPISIITATTNQTPGLNIITEYVMGIIYPGRPIANVCFKTYGYISMAQAVSFLNDFKLGHYMKIPPRSMFLVQFIGTMLAGTINLAVAWWLLNSITNICQDDLLPPNSPWTCPGDRVFFDASVIWGLVGPRRIFGSLGNYQAMNWFFLGGAVGPIIVWLLHKSFPRKSWIPLINLPVLLGSTGMMPPATAVNYNSWIIVGTIFNFFVFRYRKQWWQRYNYILSAALDAGVAFMAVLLYFSLGIENRSLTWWGTDGEHCDLASCPTAKGIDVAGCPAN from the exons ATGATGGGAAGCCTAGAAATACAAACACCATactccaccaccaccaccgaCACAAAACTCCCTGACCCAGAAAAACCCACCGCGGCCGACGACGCCGATGACGTTTCGCCCATTGAGGAGGTCCGGCTAACCGTTAGCAACACCGACGATCCGACCCTTCCAGTATGGACCTTCAGGATGTGGTTCCTGGGCTTGCTATCGTGTggccttctttctttcctaaACCAATTCTTTGCTTACAGAACAGAACCTCTCGTGATCACCCAAATCACCGTCCAAGTAGCTACACTTCCTATCGGCCATTTTTTGGCTTCTGTACTGCCCAAAACCAAGTTCAGGATCGCTGGGTTCGGGTCAaaaacattttctttaaaCCCGGGTCCATTTAACATGAAGGAGCACGTACTTATTTCCATATTTGCCAACGCAGGAAGTGCATTTGGAAGTGGATCTGCTTATGCTGTGGGTATTGTTACTATTATTAAAGCTTTTTATCAAAGGAAAATATCTTTCTTTGCTAGTTGGATTCTCATTGTCACTACTCAG GTGCTAGGATATGGGTGGGCTGGTCTGCTGAGGAAGTATGTGGTGGAACCTGCTCACATGTGGTGGCCTAGCACTCTGGTTCAGGTCTCACTCTTCAG GGCCTTGCCCGAAAAAGATGATAAAGGTCAAGGCATGACACGAGCAAAGTTCTTCCTAATTGCATTAGTTTGCAGTTTTTCCTGGTATGTAGTTCCAGGCTACCTATTCACAACACTCACAAGCATTTCATGGGTCTGCTGGGTGTTTTCGAAGTCCGTAACAGCACAGCAACTTGGCTCAGGCATGAGAGGCCTTGGACTCGGAGCTTTCACACTTGATTGGTCTGCTGTAGCATCCTTCTTGTTCAGCCCACTCATTAGCCCTTTCTTTGCCATTGTCAATGTTGCTATTGGCTATGTGCTGATACTCTACATTGCCATTCCTGTTGCTTATTGGGGCCTAGACTTGTACAATGCACACAGATTTCCTATATTCTCCTCGCACTTGTTTACAGCGCAAGGCCAGAAGTATAATATACCAGCTATTGTCAATGACAAGTTTGAGCTTGATCTGCCGAAGTATGATGAGCAAGGAAGAATTCATTTAAGCATGTTTTTTGCTCTTACTTATGGCTTTGGTTTCGCCACCATTGCATCTACCCTTATGCATGTTGCTCTCTTCTATGGAAG GGAGATACTCGAGCGATATCGTGCTTCTAGCAAGGGCAAGGAGGATATTCACACCAGATTGATGAAAAGATACAAGGACATACCTGCCTGGTGGTTTTACTTGTTGCTGGCTGTGAGTCTTGCTGTTTCGCTTCTTCTCTGCATATTCTTAAATGATCAGGTTCAAATGCCATGGTGGGCACTTATATTTGCAAGCGCTATGGCTTTCTTCTTCACTCTTCCAATAAGCATCATAACTGCCACAACAAACCAG ACACCAGGGCTAAACATCATCACAGAGTATGTTATGGGTATCATATATCCAGGAAGACCAATAGCCAATGTATGCTTCAAAACCTATGGTTACATAAGCATGGCTCAGGCTGTCTCCTTCCTAAACGATTTCAAGCTAGGACACTACATGAAGATCCCTCCAAGATCAATGTTCTTGGTTCAG TTCATAGGAACTATGCTTGCTGGAACCATCAACCTTGCAGTCGCATGGTGGCTACTAAACTCCATTACTAACATATGCCAGGATGATCTGCTTCCCCCTAACAGTCCTTGGACATGCCCGGGTGATAGGGTCTTCTTTGATGCATCTGTCATATGGGGTTTGGTGGGACCTAGACGGATCTTTGGAAGTCTTGGAAACTATCAAGCCATGAATTGGTTCTTCCTTGGAGGTGCAGTTGGACCGATAATAGTTTGGCTATTGCACAAGTCATTCCCAAGGAAATCGTGGATTCCTCTGATTAACCTTCCAGTTCTTCTAGGATCAACTGGAATGATGCCTCCAGCTACAGCAGTAAACTATAACTCCTGGATCATAGTTGgaacaatttttaatttctttgtctTCCGATACAGGAAGCAGTGGTGGCAGAGGTACAATTACATTCTTTCAGCAGCGCTGGATGCAGGGGTGGCTTTCATGGCAGTGCTACTGTACTTTTCACTGGGCATAGAAAATAGAAGTTTAACTTGGTGGGGCACGGATGGTGAACACTGTGATTTGGCATCTTGTCCAACAGCCAAAGGGATAGATGTTGCTGGCTGTCCAGCAAACTAA
- the LOC8279196 gene encoding uncharacterized protein LOC8279196 isoform X1: MDLGRIGSMGDGESEETDREASGDTPLMGRPFYQSRFPGMVRQKAYIFDGDGNYYNKEWDLAEGRGNEFCWYHVELPKSNQKLSLSAQCLIDVLCPPLTLQDILTLVSNGPYCGFVDGALVFRVNSPGPPSSDFTFRLAARVTENSVITVSLGRVPRLGFSPMGQSLLSEIPSVETPSYFGGEHKEQSRVVIKEHVLEFLLTMNHSEEADNPVPKSVSNLVVHIVDTHIDHLQDMVTKLEIELDSVELELDKGGFALKKQMLDDRRFPKMHINLQRLLQVIAHGEQVFPRVKEKCSSKSWFSNEDINSLEELIGRLRRLKENVGFIANRVTAIQAGLDSWQSEQINRKLYYLSFLSIVFLPLSIITGVFGMNVGGVPWTGQRDPELKDGFRNVMFLCLVMLILLLLCFLFPSLYARVAAWRRSRAIKRSWSLNRKSFLKRTREGEERGGYLRI, encoded by the exons ATGGATCTAGGTAGGATAGGGTCAATGGGAGATGGGGAATCAGAGGAGACGGATAGAGAGGCCTCTGGAGACACTCCTCTTATGGGTAGACCTTTCTATCAATCCCGTTTTCCGGGTATGGTGAGACAAAAAGCCTATATATTTGATGGTGATGGAAATTATTACAACAAAGAATGGGACCTTGCAGAAGGCAGAGGAAATGAATTCTGTTGGTACCATGTAGAACTTCCAAAAAGTAATCAGAAACTTTCTCTATCTGCACAATGCCTCATTGATGTTCTTTGCCCTCCTTTGACACTCCAAGACATTCTAACACTAGTTAGCAATGGACCTTATTGTGGCTTTGTTGATGGGGCACTTGTCTTCAGAGTTAATTCTCCTGGTCCTCCTTCAAGTGATTTTACGTTTAGATTAGCTGCCAGAGTTACCGAGAATTCAGTTATTACAGTGTCGTTAGGCCGGGTTCCTAGATTGGGTTTCTCACCAATGGGTCAATCTCTACTCTCGGAGATTCCTAGTGTGGAGACTCCCTCATATTTTGGAGGGGAGCACAAGGAACAAAGTAGGGTTGTGATTAAGGAGCATGTTCTTGAGTTCTTACTAACGATGAACCACTCAGAGGAAGCCGATAATCCTGTTCCAAAATCTGTCTCAAATCTTGTTGTTCACATTGTTGACACACATATTGATCACCTTCAAGATATGGTGACTAAACTCGAGATTGAGCTAGACTCTGTGGAGCTTGAACTTGACAAAG GCGGTTTTGCTTTGAAGAAACAAATGCTGGATGATAGAAGATTCCCCAAAATGCATATTAATCTGCAGCGTCTGCTACAG GTCATTGCACATGGGGAGCAAGTATTTCCAcgagtaaaagaaaaatgttctTCAAAAAGCTGGTTTTCTAATGAAGATATTAACTCCTTAGAAGAGTTAATTGGAAGACTGAGGAGGCTGAAAGAGAATGTGGGGTTCATTGCAAATCGTGTCACGGCAATTCAGGCAGGTCTGGATAGCTGGCAGTCCGAGCAAATAAACAGGAAACTGTAttatctttcatttctttcgaTTGTATTCCTTCCATTGTCTATAATTACAGGAG TGTTTGGCATGAACGTGGGAGGAGTTCCATGGACAGGGCAAAGGGACCCAGAGTTAAAAGATGGTTTCCGAAATGTAATGTTTCTCTGTCTGGTAATGCTAATTCTCCTGCTGTTATGCTTCCTATTCCCTTCACTTTATGCTCGTGTAGCTGCTTGGAGGAGGAGCAGGGCTATAAAAAGAAGCTGGTCCCTCAACAGGAAGTCATTTCTCAAGAGAACCCGTGAAGGTGAAGAAAGAGGGGGTTACCTTCGCATTTGA
- the LOC8279196 gene encoding uncharacterized protein LOC8279196 isoform X2 has translation MDLGRIGSMGDGESEETDREASGDTPLMGRPFYQSRFPGMVRQKAYIFDGDGNYYNKEWDLAEGRGNEFCWYHVELPKSNQKLSLSAQCLIDVLCPPLTLQDILTLVSNGPYCGFVDGALVFRVNSPGPPSSDFTFRLAARVTENSVITVSLGRVPRLGFSPMGQSLLSEIPSVETPSYFGGEHKEQSRVVIKEHVLEFLLTMNHSEEADNPVPKSVSNLVVHIVDTHIDHLQDMVTKLEIELDSVELELDKGGFALKKQMLDDRRFPKMHINLQRLLQVIAHGEQVFPRVKEKCSSKSWFSNEDINSLEELIGRLRRLKENVGFIANRVTAIQAGLDSWQSEQINRKLYYLSFLSIVFLPLSIITGVFGMNVGGVPWTGQRDPELKDGFRNLLGGGAGL, from the exons ATGGATCTAGGTAGGATAGGGTCAATGGGAGATGGGGAATCAGAGGAGACGGATAGAGAGGCCTCTGGAGACACTCCTCTTATGGGTAGACCTTTCTATCAATCCCGTTTTCCGGGTATGGTGAGACAAAAAGCCTATATATTTGATGGTGATGGAAATTATTACAACAAAGAATGGGACCTTGCAGAAGGCAGAGGAAATGAATTCTGTTGGTACCATGTAGAACTTCCAAAAAGTAATCAGAAACTTTCTCTATCTGCACAATGCCTCATTGATGTTCTTTGCCCTCCTTTGACACTCCAAGACATTCTAACACTAGTTAGCAATGGACCTTATTGTGGCTTTGTTGATGGGGCACTTGTCTTCAGAGTTAATTCTCCTGGTCCTCCTTCAAGTGATTTTACGTTTAGATTAGCTGCCAGAGTTACCGAGAATTCAGTTATTACAGTGTCGTTAGGCCGGGTTCCTAGATTGGGTTTCTCACCAATGGGTCAATCTCTACTCTCGGAGATTCCTAGTGTGGAGACTCCCTCATATTTTGGAGGGGAGCACAAGGAACAAAGTAGGGTTGTGATTAAGGAGCATGTTCTTGAGTTCTTACTAACGATGAACCACTCAGAGGAAGCCGATAATCCTGTTCCAAAATCTGTCTCAAATCTTGTTGTTCACATTGTTGACACACATATTGATCACCTTCAAGATATGGTGACTAAACTCGAGATTGAGCTAGACTCTGTGGAGCTTGAACTTGACAAAG GCGGTTTTGCTTTGAAGAAACAAATGCTGGATGATAGAAGATTCCCCAAAATGCATATTAATCTGCAGCGTCTGCTACAG GTCATTGCACATGGGGAGCAAGTATTTCCAcgagtaaaagaaaaatgttctTCAAAAAGCTGGTTTTCTAATGAAGATATTAACTCCTTAGAAGAGTTAATTGGAAGACTGAGGAGGCTGAAAGAGAATGTGGGGTTCATTGCAAATCGTGTCACGGCAATTCAGGCAGGTCTGGATAGCTGGCAGTCCGAGCAAATAAACAGGAAACTGTAttatctttcatttctttcgaTTGTATTCCTTCCATTGTCTATAATTACAGGAG TGTTTGGCATGAACGTGGGAGGAGTTCCATGGACAGGGCAAAGGGACCCAGAGTTAAAAGATGGTTTCCGAAAT CTGCTTGGAGGAGGAGCAGGGCTATAA